One Primulina huaijiensis isolate GDHJ02 chromosome 8, ASM1229523v2, whole genome shotgun sequence genomic region harbors:
- the LOC140983373 gene encoding 6-phosphogluconate dehydrogenase, decarboxylating 3, chloroplastic-like — protein sequence MESAATLSQIGLAGLAVMGQNLALNIAEKGFPISVYNRTASKVDETKDRAHREGNLPLFGQYNPKDFVLSIKKPRSVIILVKAGAPVDQTIDALSAYMEPGDTIIDGGNEWYENTERRISEVSGKGLLYLGMGVSGGEDGARNGPSLMPGGSHRAYLNIHHILDKVAAQVDDGPCVTYIGEGGSGNFVKMVHNGIEYGDMQLISEAYDVLKNVGGLGNDELAAIFYDWNRGELESFLVEITADIFKVEDEDTGGGYLVDKILDKTGMKGTGKWTVQQAAELSIAAPTIAASLDSRYMSGLKEEREAAAEIFEKEGLKEELINNVAAVDKKKLIDDVRQALYSSKICSYAQGMNLLRSKSVEKGWGLNLGELARIWKGGCIIRAVFLDRIKQAYQRNPGLANLLVDPEFAREMVQRQAAWRRVVGLAIQKGISVPGMSASLQYFDTYRRSRLPANLVQAQRDYFGAHTYERIDRPGSYHTEWSKLARKTRVAR from the coding sequence ATGGAATCAGCAGCGACGCTGTCCCAAATCGGACTTGCGGGCCTCGCAGTGATGGGTCAGAACTTGGCCCTGAACATCGCGGAGAAAGGCTTCCCGATTTCCGTCTACAATCGGACGGCTTCCAAAGTTGATGAAACTAAAGATCGAGCTCACCGGGAAGGAAATCTGCCTCTCTTCGGCCAGTACAACCCCAAAGATTTCGTCCTTTCTATTAAAAAGCCCAGATCTGTGATCATTCTTGTGAAAGCTGGGGCACCTGTTGACCAGACTATCGATGCTCTGTCTGCGTACATGGAACCCGGTGATACGATCATCGATGGGGGTAATGAGTGGTACGAGAACACTGAACGCCGTATTTCGGAGGTTTCTGGGAAGGGTTTACTTTATCTTGGGATGGGAGTTTCCGGGGGTGAAGACGGGGCACGAAATGGGCCTTCTTTGATGCCAGGAGGGTCCCACCGGGCCTATTTGAATATTCATCACATTCTTGATAAGGTCGCCGCGCAGGTGGATGATGGCCCTTGTGTTACTTACATTGGCGAAGGAGGGTCGGGGAATTTTGTGAAGATGGTGCATAATGGAATTGAGTATGGTGATATGCAGCTGATTTCAGAAGCTTATGATGTGTTGAAGAACGTTGGGGGACTGGGGAATGACGAGTTAGCGGCGATTTTTTATGACTGGAATAGGGGGGAGTTGGAGAGTTTCTTGGTTGAAATTACCGCAGATATCTTTAAGGTGGAGGATGAGGACACTGGCGGTGGGTATTTGGTGGATAAGATTTTGGATAAGACCGGGATGAAAGGAACGGGGAAATGGACGGTGCAGCAGGCGGCTGAGCTTTCCATCGCAGCTCCCACGATCGCCGCTTCATTGGATAGTAGGTACATGAGTGGTTTAAAGGAGGAGAGGGAGGCGGCTGCAGAGATTTTCGAGAAAGAAGGGTTGAAGGAGGAGTTGATTAATAATGTGGCCGCAGTGGATAAGAAAAAGTTGATTGACGATGTTCGGCAGGCTCTCTACTCATCCAAGATTTGTAGTTACGCCCAAGGGATGAATTTGTTGAGGTCAAAGAGTGTGGAGAAAGGATGGGGTTTGAACTTGGGGGAGTTGGCGAGGATTTGGAAAGGTGGGTGCATCATCAGGGCAGTTTTCTTGGATAGGATTAAGCAAGCTTATCAGAGGAATCCGGGGCTGGCCAATTTACTGGTGGACCCTGAGTTTGCAAGGGAAATGGTGCAGAGACAGGCAGCATGGAGGAGAGTCGTGGGGTTGGCTATTCAGAAGGGAATTAGTGTCCCCGGGATGTCTGCGAGTTTGCAATATTTTGATACATATAGACGTAGTAGGCTGCCCGCGAACCTTGTGCAGGCTCAGAGGGATTATTTTGGGGCGCATACATACGAGAGGATCGATCGCCCTGGATCCTACCACACCGAGTGGTCCAAGCTTGCTCGAAAGACCAGAGTGGCCAGGTAG
- the LOC140982122 gene encoding LOW QUALITY PROTEIN: uncharacterized protein (The sequence of the model RefSeq protein was modified relative to this genomic sequence to represent the inferred CDS: inserted 2 bases in 2 codons), translating to TCVGHFLLHLSFSHSNFSLAFDETLESVLRDHALKILIHHCPHTRALHNAHLPPSLSGIKVSVVGLRSRTLWRKGAHFSDFIIPPKTLPVPYSKRVLIVYHNLGNWSSFYYTLPGYTVISPVVGFLVYDASFSTRKKPSKLSKLELDTKGKPIMIQFQNWTFSREGGNCDKRCAAFDENGNVSVSDISMTSECQSRXQGHFSVVIHVKKQKQAWPFWIVGFLGGFVGLILVGFGGNLAVRCLVGKRSQDTMEKRSRQWRVSADXWIHSSKMPRAKVTITQPVLESATLPNPKLSWFDCSTRNQSQK from the exons ACTTGTGTTGGGCATTTCCTacttcatctttctttttctcaCTCAAATTTCTCACTTGCCTTCGATGAAACTTTAGAATCAGTTCTTCGTGATCATGCCTTGAAAATTCTGATTCATCACTGCCCGCATACCCGTGCCCTACACAATGCTCATCTCCCTCCAAGTCTATCAGGAATCAAGGTTTCAGTTGTAGGCCTAAGAAGCAGAACCCTTTGGAGGAAAGGTGCCCACTTCAGTGACTTCATAATCCCCCCTAAGACCTTGCCGGTACCGTATTCGAAAAGGGTTCTAATAGTTTACCATAATCTTGGCAACTGGTCTTCTTTCTACTACACTTTACCAGGCTACACAGTGATTAGCCCCGTCGTTGGTTTTCTTGTGTATGATGCATCTTTCTCGACCAGGAAAAAACCATCGAAACTATCAAAACTTGAGCTCGACACAAAGGGAAAGCCTATAATGATTCAATTCCAGAACTGGACGTTTTCCAGGGAAGGGGGCAATTGCGACAAGAGATGTGCTGCATTTGATGAAAATGGGAATGTGAGTGTAAGTGATATAAGCATGACTAGCGAGTGTCAAAGTA TCCAAGGCCATTTCTCAGTAGTTATTCATGTCAAGAAACAGAAGCAAGCGTGGCCCTTTTGGATTGTAGGATTTTTAGGTGGATTTGTGGGATTGATTTTGGTGGGATTTGGTGGAAATCTGGCTGTGAGATGTTTAGTCGGGAAAAGGAGTCAAGACACGATGGAAAAAAGAAGCAGACAATGGAGAGTTTCTGCAG ATTGGATTCATAGCAGCAAAATGCCTAGAGCAAAAGTGACAATAACTCAGCCTGTTCTTGAGAGTGCAACTCTCCCAAATCCAAAACTTTCATGGTTCGACTGCTCGACCAGAAACCAAAGTCAGAAATAG
- the LOC140983372 gene encoding BTB/POZ domain-containing protein POB1-like has protein sequence MESGSSFGSGLPEKLSDFAFAFNDVNFSDRVLRIEVLLDVPGSKPGPDESLAVWACNRKRRRDDQLNALELTVQREEQIMSDNIPDMEDGVTYENVEEAVTMIEEPPVNVALTMNLQPDITSNEATQVNEISSGMDYSAIIVKTIHISSPILAAKSPFFYKLFSNGMRESEQRHVTLRVHASEEAALMDLLNFMYSNSLTRTTPSALLDVLMAADKYEVASCMRYCSRLLRNMPMTCESALLYLDLPSTVLMADTVQPLTDAAKQFLAERFKDMSKFQEEVLNLPLSGIEAILASDDLQVASEDAVLDFVLKWARIHYPKLEERREILSTRLIRLIRFPCMSCRKLKKVLTCSDFDPELTSKVVLDALFFKAEAPYRQRSLVVEGNASFRRFAERAYKYRPVKIVEFELPRQQCTVYLDLKREECTNLFPSGRVYSQAFHLGGQGFFLSAHCNMDQQSSFHCFGLFLGMQEKGSDTFTVDYEFASRTKPSEEFVSKYKGNYNFTGGKAVGYRNLFGVPWTAFIAEDSPFFINRILHLRAELTIKPRVFLDNM, from the exons ATGGAATCGGGCAGTTCGTTTGGAAGTGGGTTGCCAGAAAAGTTGTCGGACTTTGCGTTCGCGTTCAATGACGTCAATTTCTCTGATAGGGTTCTTCGGATTGAGGTCTTGCTCGATGTGCCCGGATCCAAACCCGGGCCCGATGAGAGCCTCGCTGTTTGGGCGTGTAACCGGAAGAGGCGTCGCGATGATCAGCTCAATG CTTTAGAGTTGACGGTGCAACGTGAAGAACAGATCATGAGTGACAATATCCCAGATATGGAAGATGGTGTTACTTATGAAAATGTAGAGGAAGCTGTCACAATGATTGAGGAGCCACCTGTAAATGTAGCACTGACTATGAATCTCCAGCCTGACATAACAA GTAATGAAGCTACACAGGTCAATGAAATATCTTCTGGAATGGACTACTCAGCTATCATAGTGAAAACCATTCACATTAGCTCTCCTATTTTGGCAGCAAAGAGTCCATTCTTTTACAAG TTGTTCTCAAACGGTATGAGAGAGTCAGAGCAGCGACATGTAACTCTACGCGTCCATGCCTCTG aggAAGCTGCCCTCATGGATTtgctaaattttatgtatagcAATTCTTTAACAAGAACAACACCATCTGCTTTGTTGGATGTGTTAATGGCTGCTGACAAATATGAGGTTGCATCATGCATGAGGTATTGCAGCCGTCTATTACGGAACATGCCGATGACTTGTGAATCAGCATTGCTTTATTTGGATCTTCCTTCGACTGTTTTGATGGCTGATACAGTTCAGCCACTTACAGATGCTGCCAAGCAATTTCTTGCTGAGCGCTTCAAGGACATGAGCAA GTTTCAGGAAGAAGTTCTCAACCTGCCTTTATCTGGTATTGAGGCAATTCTGGCCAGTGATGATCTTCAGGTAGCTTCAGAGGATGCTGTCTTAGATTTTGTGCTGAAATGGGCTCGAATACATTACCCAAAGCTGGAGGAACGCCGTGAAATATTGAGCACACGTCTCATTCGCCTGATTCGTTTTCCATGCATGAGTTGCCGAAAGCTGAAAAAGGTCCTAACTTGCAGTGACTTTGACCCTGAACTTACTTCCAAGGTTGTACTAGATGCCCTTTTTTTCAAGGCAGAAGCTCCATACCGGCAACGCTCTCTGGTGGTAGAGGGTAACGCTTCATTCCGCCGTTTTGCAGAGCGTGCATATAAATACCGACCCGTCAAGATTGTTGAATTTGAGTTACCTCGTCAACAGTGTACAGTGTATCTGGATCTAAAGCGAGAGGAGTGTACAAACCTCTTTCCTTCTGGTCGAGTCTACTCGCAAGCGTTTCACTTGGGAGGGCAAGGATTTTTCTTGTCTGCCCATTGCAATATGGACCAACAGAGTTCTTTCCATTGTTTCGGGCTGTTTTTAGGCATGCAAGAGAAGGGATCGGACACCTTCACAGTTGACTACGAGTTCGCGTCTAGGACAAAGCCCTCCGAGGAGTTTGTGAGCAAGTATAAAGGAAATTACAACTTTACTGGAGGAAAGGCTGTTGGATACAGAAACTTATTTGGTGTTCCATGGACCGCTTTCATAGCAGAAGACAGCCCTTTTTTCATCAATAGGATTCTCCATCTAAGGGCAGAACTGACTATCAAACCACGAGTTTTTCTTGATAATATGTGA
- the LOC140982435 gene encoding cation/H(+) antiporter 18-like produces MASNATVVKCPSPMKPTSNGVFQGDDPLNFALPLVIVQICLVVVLTRGLAYLLRPLRQPRVIAEVIGGILLGPSALGRNQKYLQAIFPARSLTVLDTLANLGLIFFLFLVGLELDPRALKKTGKKALAIALTGISVPFLIGIGTSFALRATVSKGVSQAPFLVFMGVALSITAFPVLARILAELKLLTTDVGRMAMSAAAVNDVAAWILLALAIALSSTGHSPVVALWVFLCGCGFILFCIIVVPPVFKWMVRRCPEGEPVDEIYICATLAAVLAAGFVTDTIGIHALFGAFVLGVLVPKEGPFAGALVEKIEDLVSSLFLPLYFVSSGLKTNIATIQGLQSWGLLVLVIFTACFGKIVGTLVVSLCCKVPFKDALTLGFLMNTKGLVELIVLNIGKDRGVLNDQTFAIMVLMALFTTFITTPIVIAIYKPAQMAISDFKHRTIWRKEASTQLRMLACFHSTRNVPSLINLMEASRGTGKKGGLRIYAMHLMELSERSSAIRMVHKARKNGLPFWNKGGDSDSNQIVVAFETFQNLSQVSVTPTTAISRMSTMHEDICSSAARKRIAMIILPFHKHQRLDGQLETTRADLRHVNLKVLEHAPCSVGIFIDRGLGGTSHVSASNVDYTITSFYFGGHDDREALSYGALMAEHPGINFNVVHFIVDPKVVGGRIHLDINDHNGPESRSDDQEFLEDFKKRSSKDGSIKLEEIVVRDDAETVEAMRAHSRCNLFVVGRMPEGQLAAALNKRSECPELGPIGNLLISSGTASVLVVQQYRSKLSLKSSKEEELNQHTHSHSVPMV; encoded by the exons ATGGCTTCGAATGCAACAGTCGTCAAATGTCCATCGCCCATGAAGCCTACATCTAACGGTGTCTTCCAAGGAGATGATCCTCTCAATTTTGCACTTCCTCTTGTGATTGTACAGATATGCCTTGTTGTTGTTCTGACACGAGGACTTGCTTATCTTCTCAGGCCACTAAGACAGCCGCGTGTCATTGCCGAAGTTATT GGAGGGATTCTACTTGGTCCATCTGCTTTAGGCCGCAACCAGAAATACCTTCAGGCTATTTTTCCTGCGAGGAGCCTGACGGTTCTCGACACTCTTGCCAATCTTGGTCTTATATTCTTTCTATTCTTGGTAGGGCTTGAGTTGGATCCAAGAGCTCTCAAAAAAACTGGGAAGAAGGCACTAGCCATTGCACTTACAGGAATCAGCGTCCCCTTCCTTATAGGAATCGGGACCTCCTTTGCACTTCGAGCAACAGTTTCCAAAGGCGTAAGCCAAGCCCCGTTTCTCGTATTCATGGGAGTGGCCCTCTCAATTACTGCGTTTCCTGTGTTGGCTCGTATTCTTGCTGAACTGAAGCTCTTAACTACTGATGTTGGCCGAATGGCCATGTCTGCTGCTGCCGTTAATGATGTGGCAGCATGGATTCTACTTGCTCTGGCTATCGCTTTATCTAGCACGGGCCATTCACCAGTTGTGGCCTTGTGGGTTTTCTTGTGTGGGTGTGGTTTTATATTGTTCTGCATAATTGTTGTACCTCCTGTTTTCAAATGGATGGTACGACGATGTCCTGAAGGCGAGCCGGTGGacgaaatatatatatgtgctaCACTGGCTGCTGTTTTGGCTGCTGGATTTGTGACCGATACAATTGGAATTCATGCTCTTTTCGGGGCGTTTGTGCTTGGAGTTCTTGTTCCAAAAGAGGGACCGTTTGCTGGAGCCCTAGTGGAAAAAATCGAGGATCTTGTGTCCAGCCTGTTTCTTCCTCTGTACTTTGTGTCGAGCGGACTCAAGACGAACATAGCTACCATTCAGGGGCTCCAGTCATGGGGTCTTCTCGTTTTGGTCATATTCACGGCTTGTTTTGGAAAGATTGTTGGCACTCTTGTCGTCTCACTCTGCTGCAAGGTTCCCTTCAAAGATGCGTTAACCCTCGGTTTCCTGATGAACACGAAAGGTTTGGTTGAGCTCATTGTCCTTAACATTGGAAAAGATCGAGGG GTTTTGAACGACCAAACATTCGCCATCATGGTTTTAATGGCTTTATTCACTACTTTCATAACAACGCCTATAGTCATAGCTATATACAAGCCAGCACAAATGGCTATATCAGACTTCAAGCACAGAACCATTTGGAGGAAAGAAGCAAGTACCCAACTCAGAATGCTGGCCTGTTTCCACAGCACTCGAAACGTCCCCTCCTTGATCAATCTCATGGAAGCTTCACGAGGCACTGGAAAAAAGGGAGGATTACGCATCTATGCGATGCATTTGATGGAGCTTTCCGAAAGGTCATCTGCGATACGTATGGTCCACAAGGCCAGAAAGAACGGTTTGCCGTTCTGGAACAAGGGGGGTGATTCTGATTCAAATCAGATTGTTGTTGCTTTCGAGACTTTCCAGAACCTCAGCCAAGTCTCTGTGACACCAACAACTGCGATTTCTCGAATGTCAACGATGCACGAGGATATATGTTCCAGCGCCGCAAGGAAGAGGATAGCCATGATCATCCTCCCGTTCCACAAGCATCAAAGACTCGATGGACAGCTGGAGACGACACGAGCTGATCTGAGGCATGTTAACCTGAAGGTCCTCGAACATGCCCCATGCTCAGTCGGCATATTCATCGATCGCGGGCTGGGCGGGACATCCCACGTCTCCGCAAGCAACGTGGACTACACCATCACGTCTTTCTACTTCGGAGGGCATGATGATCGTGAAGCTCTCTCCTACGGTGCCCTCATGGCCGAGCACCCAGGCATCAATTTCAACGTCGTTCATTTCATTGTCGACCCCAAGGTTGTCGGAGGAAGAATCCACCTAGACATAAACGACCACAACGGCCCCGAGTCAAGGTCAGATGACCAAGAGTTTCTTGAAGATTTCAAGAAAAGATCTTCCAAAGACGGCTCGATCAAGCTCGAAGAGATCGTGGTAAGGGACGATGCTGAAACAGTAGAGGCGATGCGTGCACACAGCCGTTGCAACCTGTTTGTCGTCGGGAGGATGCCCGAGGGTCAACTTGCTGCAGCTCTTAACAAAAGAAGCGAATGCCCCGAGCTAGGCCCGATCGGCAACTTGTTGATTTCATCTGGGACAGCGTCGGTCCTGGTGGTGCAGCAGTATCGGAGTAAGCTTTCTCTGAAATCTTCGAAAGAAGAGGAGCTAAACcaacacacacactcacacagcGTTCCCATGGTTTGA